The Papio anubis isolate 15944 chromosome 1, Panubis1.0, whole genome shotgun sequence genome window below encodes:
- the LOC101006467 gene encoding LOW QUALITY PROTEIN: uncharacterized protein LOC101006467 (The sequence of the model RefSeq protein was modified relative to this genomic sequence to represent the inferred CDS: substituted 3 bases at 3 genomic stop codons): MKAVERALAGAVASLRARMRCLVVLLAVFALSKVNAITRVPLHKGKSLRRTLKEHGLLEDFLRNHYYVVSWKHSNSGVVASKSLTNYLDVSGSASFSTNEVESVPLPLPRHGCSSSRNLGACGRGSLPALSHRHKRLADPAKAVLLSASSEYHHHEGLSSGAFLTQHPPGCMNCLPLPPTTIPTSHPRTCLPGPGKPCLSLTQQVWRQQVLFCSCPGRGHQLALPPTQDPGRSTLGACSFLEYVFPSAVTLASKQPAFFLFCALISLSRSLLLPAPSLCSDSGESWQGGACGRGHLGWDLGPTPSLCPTSLSRFLFALAGVAHVPPGQDFSLGPRSASEADSSSGCRACGRMRPSVAGGGSQGEGWRSRTLFSILPLLPFLPPXGTQASEKEVQGLHMILLQVSNIVDSHQTVGLSTQEAGDIFTYSEFDGILGLACPSLASEXSVPMFDNMMQRHLVAQDLFSVYMSRNDQGSLLMLGAIDPSYYTGSLHWIPVPVQEYWQFTADSVTIDGVVVACDGGCQAILDTGIFLLVGPGSDLLNIQQAIGATAGQYDEFDIDCRRLSSMSTVVFEIHGKKYPLPPSAYTSQDQGFXTNGFQGDYSSQQWILGDVFIREYYSIFDRANNRVGLAKAV; this comes from the exons ATGAAGGCTGTGGAGCGGGCTCTGGCTGGAGCAGTGGCCAGCCTGCGGGCCAGGATGAGGTGCCTCGTGGTGCTCCTTGCAGTCTTTGCTCTCTCCAAGGTCAATGCCATCACCAG GGTTCCTCTGCACAAAGGGAAGTCGCTGAGGAGGACCCTGAAGGAGCACGGGCTCCTGGAGGACTTCCTGAGGAATCACTATTATGTGGTCAGCTGGAAGCACTCGAACTCTGGGGTGGTGGCCAGCAAGTCTCTGACCAACTACCTGGATGTGAGTGGCTCTGCCAGCTTTTCCACTAACGAAGTGGAAAGCgtccctctgcctctgcctcgcCATGGCTGTTCCTCTTCAAGAAATCTTGGAGCCTGTGGTAGAGGCAGTCTCCCTGCTCTCAGTCACCGCCACAAGAGGCTGGCAGACCCAGCAAAGGCAGTGCTCCTGTCTGCCAGCTCTGAATACCACCACCACGAGGGTCTGAGCTCAGGCGCCTTCCTCACACAACATCCCCCAGGGTGCATGAActgcctcccccttcccccaaccaCCATCCCAACCTCGCACCCTCGCACCTGCCTTCCCGGCCCGGGGAAGCCCTGTCTTAGTCTGACTCAGCAGGTGTGGAGACAGCAGGTGCTATTCTGCAGCTGCCCAGGACGCGGCCACCAGCTTGCTCTTCCTCCCACCCAGGACCCAGGCAGGAGCACCCTCGGTGCCTGTTCTTTCCTGGAGTATGTCTTTCCCTCAGCCGTCACTCTTGCCAGTAAACAACcagctttttttctattctgtgctCTCATTTCCTTATCTAGGTCACTTTTGCTGCCCGCCCCCAGCCTCTGCTCTGACAGTGGGGAGAGCTGGCAGGGAGGCGCGTGTGGCAGGGGCCACTTGGGCTGGGACTTGGGGCCTACACCTAGCTTATGCCCCACCTCTCTGTCCAGATTTCTTTTTGCCCTGGCAGGGGTGGCCCATGTCCCACCCGGGCAGGATTTTAGTTTAGGACCCAGGTCTGCTTCTGAAGCTGATTCCAGTAGTGGTTGCAGGGCTTGTGGGAGGATGAGGCCAAGtgtggctgggggtgggagccAAGGTGAGGGTTGGAGGTCAAGAACCCTCTTCAGTatcctccccctccttccattTCTTCCCCCTTGAGGCACCCAGGCCTCTGAGAAGGAAGTTCAGGGCCTCCACATGATTCTCCTGCAGGTCTCTAACATTGTGGACTCCCACCAGACTGTGGGCCTGAGCACCCAGGAAGCTGGCGATATCTTCACCTACTCTGAGTTTGATGGGATCCTGGGGCTGGCCTGTCCCTCTCTTGCCTCTGAGTAGTCAGTGCCCATGTTTGACAACATGATGCAGAGGCACCTGGTGGCCCAAGACCTGTTCTCAGTCTACATGAGCAG GAATGACCAGGGGAGCCTGCTCATGCTGGGGGCCATTGACCCGTCCTACTACACAGGCTCCCTGCACTGGATACCCGTGCCTGTGCAAGAATACTGGCAGTTCACTGCGGACAG TGTCACCATCGATGGTGTGGTGGTGGCCTGTGACGGTGGCTGTCAGGCCATCCTGGACACCGGCATCTTCCTGCTGGTGGGGCCGGGCAGTGACCTCCTCAACATCCAGCAGGCCATTGGAGCCACCGCAGGCCAGTACGATGAG TTTGACATCGACTGCAGGCGCCTGAGCAGCATGTCCACCGTTGTCTTCGAGATCCACGGCAAGAAGTATCCCCTGCCACCCTCCGCCTACACCAGCCAG GACCAGGGCTTCTGAACCAATGGTTTCCAGGGTGACTATAGTTCCCAGCAGTGGATCCTGGGGGATGTCTTCATCCGGGAGTATTACAGCATCTTTGACAGGGCCAATAACCGTGTGGGGCTGGCCAAGGCTGTCTGA